A window from Lates calcarifer isolate ASB-BC8 linkage group LG7_2, TLL_Latcal_v3, whole genome shotgun sequence encodes these proteins:
- the LOC108873081 gene encoding activin receptor type-2A yields the protein MGDATKLAFAVFLISCSSGAILGRSETQECVYYNSSWEKERTNRSGIEPCYGEKDKRRHCFATWKNVSGTVEVVKQGCWLDDVNCYDSNECVERKESPDVFFCCCEGNMCNERFLYAPEAPPQSDPHHSTAYTTSNPFSQKPQLFSTLLYSLVPIIGLAAVVLFSFWMWRHHKLAYPAALVPTHDPGPSPPSPVLGHKPLQLIEVKARGRFGCVWKAQLLNEYVAVKIFPIQDKLSWQNEYEIYSVSGMKHDNILHFIGVEKRNNNLDLELWLITAYHDKGSLTDYLKANVVSWNELCHIAQTAARGLAYLHEDIPGHKDGHKPSIAHRDIKSKNVLLKTNLTACIADFGLALKFEAGKSAGDTHGQVGTRRYMAPEVLEGAINFQRDSFLRIDMYAFGLVLWELASRCTAADGPVDEYMLPFEEEVGQHPSLEDMQEVVVHKKLRPCLRDCWQKHTGLAMLCETIEDCWDHEAEARLSAGCVEERIGQMQRQAPIIGPEEIVTVVTMVTNVDLPPKESSL from the exons ATGGGAGACGCCACCAAACTGGCCTTCGCCGTTTTCCTCATCTCCTGCTCTTCAG GTGCCATCCTAGGACGCTCGGAGACTCAGGAGTGTGTGTACTACAACTCCAGCTGGGAGAAGGAGCGCACCAACCGCAGCGGCATCGAACCCTGTTATGGCGAGAAAGACAAGCGGCGGCACTGCTTCGCCACGTGGAAGAACGTCTCTGGAACTGTGGAGGTCGTCAAGCAAGGCTGCTGGCTGGACGATGTCAACTGCTACGACAG TAATGAGTGtgtggagaggaaggagagtcCAGAcgttttcttctgctgctgtgaaggcAACATGTGCAACGAAAGGTTCTTGTATGCACCTGAAGCGCCCCCACAGAGCGACCCGCACCATTCAACCgcctaca CCACCTCCAACCCATTCTCCCAGAAGCCCCAGCTCTTCAGCACTCTCCTTTACTCCCTGGTTCCCATCATTGGCCTGGCTGCTGTcgtcctcttctctttctggATGTGGAGACATCACAAACTGGCCTACCCAGCTGCCCTCGTCCCCACACAT gatcCCGGGCCCTCACCCCCGTCCCCTGTTTTGGGACACAAACCACTGCAGCTGATCGAGGTGAAAGCCAGGGGGCGCTTCGGATGTGTGTGGAAGGCCCAGCTGCTGAACGAATATGTGGCTGTTAAGATCTTCCCAATTCAG GACAAGCTGTCCTGGCAGAACGAGTATGAGATCTACAGCGTGAGCGGCATGAAGCACGACAACATCCTCCACTTTATcggagtggagaagaggaatAACAACCTGGACCTGGAGCTGTGGCTCATCACCGCCTACCATGACAAG ggGTCACTGACAGACTACCTGAAGGCCAACGTGGTGTCCTGGAACGAGCTCTGCCACATCGCTCAGACAGCGGCCCGCGGCCTGGCCTACCTCCATGAAGACATACCAGGACACAAGGACGGACACAAGCCCTCCATTGCTCACAG ggacattaagaGTAAGAATGTGCTGTTGAAGACTAACCTGACAGCCTGCATAGCTGACTTTGGCCTGGCCCTGAAGTTTGAAGCTGGAAAATCAGCAGGAGACACACATGGACAG GTGGGAACCAGGCGCTACATGGCTCCTGAAGTCCTTGAGGGTGCTATCAACTTCCAGCGCGACTCTTTCCTGCGTATCGACATGTACGCCTTCGGCCTCGTCCTCTGGGAGCTTGCGTCGCGGTGCACAGCTGCCGATG GCCCAGTGGATGAGTACATGCTCCCAtttgaggaggaggtgggtcaGCATCCGTCTCTGGAGGACATGCAGGAGGTTGTCGTGCATAAGAAACTGCGACCCTGCCTGCGAGACTGCTGGCAGAAACACACG GGTCTGGCCATGCTCTGTGAAACCATCGAGGACTGCTGGGACCACGAGGCCGAGGCTCGCCTGTCCGCCGGCTGCGTAGAGGAGCGCATCGGCCAAATGCAGCGCCAAGCCCCCATCATTGGCCCTGAGGAGATTGTCACTGTGGTCACCATGGTGACCAATGTGGACCTCCCACCCAAGGAGTCCAGCTTATGA